A part of Paraliobacillus zengyii genomic DNA contains:
- a CDS encoding anaerobic ribonucleoside triphosphate reductase, with product MHTHIETEDMLLQSLDDIVYASNQDLIQENANVDGQSPMGQMSKFGSEAAKHYAKQKMLSTDVSQAIADNFIHPHDLDFMPTGTTTCCQIPLGKILKDGFNTGHGYMREPNDIGSAMALASIIFQSNQNMQHGGQSYPMFDFDLAPYVYKTFLKHKKRLTNYVTRYTSIEIATIAWHETDRDVYQACEAFVHNCNSMHSRGGGQVPFVSINYGTDTSMEGRLVMKNILLATKAGLGNGETPIFPIQIFKMKKGVNFEPDEPNYDLYQLALETTAKRLFPNFSFIDSTFNYPYYDGSPESEVAYMGCRTRVMANRHGDETGVQRGNLSFTSLNLVKMALLTTSETAFFEKLDHYMTLAIKQLLERYQFQAKKQAQHFSFLYGQQVWKDSDQLEASDQLTDVLKHGTLSIGFIGLAEALVALTGEHHGESDEAYQLGYRIVEHMRMFVDLAAERYDLNFSLIATPAEGLSGKFTKNDQAVFGKIPRVTDRNYYTNSYHVPVYYKIRAFDKIKKEGAFHKLCNGGHISYIECDGDVSKNTKALDTLIKTMSMNDFGYGSINHPVDRCTCCGYTGIIDNECPKCHNNDQEKVERIRRITGYLVGDMKKWNSAKRAEESQRVKHQTSSKDTKQ from the coding sequence ATGCACACACATATAGAAACAGAAGACATGCTATTACAGTCGTTAGACGACATTGTTTATGCAAGTAATCAAGATCTTATCCAAGAGAATGCCAATGTCGATGGCCAATCACCGATGGGACAGATGTCGAAATTCGGATCAGAAGCAGCAAAACATTATGCCAAACAAAAAATGTTAAGCACGGATGTCAGCCAAGCAATTGCAGACAATTTCATCCATCCACATGATCTAGATTTCATGCCAACTGGTACGACAACTTGCTGTCAGATTCCACTTGGTAAGATTTTAAAAGATGGTTTTAATACTGGACATGGCTATATGCGTGAACCAAATGATATCGGAAGTGCGATGGCTTTAGCGTCTATTATTTTTCAATCTAATCAAAACATGCAACATGGTGGACAAAGTTACCCTATGTTTGATTTTGATCTTGCACCATATGTATATAAAACGTTTTTAAAGCATAAAAAGCGTTTGACGAACTATGTGACACGTTATACAAGTATAGAAATTGCAACTATTGCATGGCATGAAACTGATCGTGATGTTTACCAAGCTTGTGAAGCTTTTGTCCACAATTGCAATTCCATGCACTCGCGTGGTGGTGGCCAGGTACCATTCGTATCAATTAATTATGGAACGGACACTTCTATGGAAGGTCGTTTAGTAATGAAGAATATCTTGCTCGCAACAAAAGCAGGACTTGGTAACGGAGAAACACCTATCTTTCCGATTCAAATTTTCAAAATGAAGAAAGGTGTTAATTTTGAACCGGATGAGCCAAATTATGACTTGTATCAATTAGCACTTGAAACGACTGCTAAACGTTTGTTTCCAAACTTTAGCTTTATCGATTCCACATTTAATTATCCCTATTATGACGGTTCGCCTGAATCAGAAGTAGCCTATATGGGCTGTCGAACACGGGTGATGGCTAATCGACATGGAGACGAGACGGGTGTACAACGTGGCAATTTATCGTTTACTTCGCTTAATTTAGTGAAAATGGCTTTATTAACAACTAGTGAAACTGCATTTTTTGAAAAGCTTGATCATTATATGACACTTGCGATTAAACAATTACTCGAGCGTTATCAGTTTCAAGCAAAAAAACAAGCACAACATTTCTCCTTTCTCTACGGACAACAAGTTTGGAAAGATAGTGATCAGTTAGAAGCAAGTGACCAGTTAACAGATGTTTTAAAACATGGCACATTAAGTATCGGTTTTATTGGTTTGGCTGAAGCACTTGTCGCACTTACAGGTGAACATCACGGCGAGTCTGATGAAGCCTATCAATTAGGCTACCGTATTGTTGAACATATGCGTATGTTCGTTGATCTAGCTGCAGAGCGTTATGACTTAAATTTCTCGTTAATCGCAACACCAGCTGAAGGTTTGTCAGGAAAGTTCACTAAAAATGATCAAGCTGTATTCGGTAAAATCCCTCGGGTAACTGATCGTAACTATTATACAAATTCTTATCACGTACCTGTTTATTATAAAATAAGAGCATTTGATAAGATTAAAAAGGAAGGCGCTTTTCACAAGTTATGTAATGGTGGCCATATTTCCTATATTGAATGTGATGGCGATGTCTCAAAAAACACCAAAGCACTTGATACACTGATTAAAACGATGTCAATGAATGACTTTGGCTACGGATCGATTAATCACCCTGTCGACCGTTGTACATGCTGTGGCTATACCGGTATCATCGATAACGAATGCCCTAAGTGTCATAATAACGATCAAGAAAAAGTCGAACGGATCAGACGAATCACAGGTTATCTTGTTGGAGACATGAAGAAGTGGAACTCTGCCAAACGCGCAGAGGAAAGCCAACGTGTCAAACACCAAACAAGCAGTAAGGATACAAAGCAATGA
- the nrdG gene encoding anaerobic ribonucleoside-triphosphate reductase activating protein — MRVMNIIHDSVVDGEGLRTVIFFAGCPHFCPGCHNPASWNIRNGIEMSVEEVVQEVASNPLTDVTLSGGEPFFQAKEVAEVAKRLKDLGKHIWAYSGYTLEQLIDAEDVHQRELLSYCDVLVDGPFILAKKDLTLSFRGSSNQRIIDLHKIDVPLEKASL, encoded by the coding sequence ATGAGGGTAATGAATATTATTCATGATTCCGTTGTCGATGGCGAAGGGTTGCGGACAGTTATTTTTTTCGCAGGCTGTCCTCACTTCTGCCCAGGGTGTCATAACCCTGCTAGTTGGAACATTCGTAATGGTATTGAGATGTCCGTAGAAGAAGTCGTCCAAGAGGTCGCTAGTAATCCTTTAACAGATGTGACCTTATCAGGTGGGGAGCCTTTTTTTCAAGCAAAAGAAGTTGCAGAGGTTGCAAAGCGATTGAAAGATTTAGGAAAACATATCTGGGCATATAGCGGTTATACTCTCGAACAGCTGATAGATGCAGAAGATGTCCATCAACGCGAGCTACTTTCCTATTGTGACGTACTAGTGGATGGGCCGTTTATCTTAGCTAAAAAAGACTTAACACTATCCTTTCGAGGCAGTAGTAATCAACGCATTATTGATTTGCATAAAATAGATGTTCCATTAGAAAAGGCTTCACTTTGA
- a CDS encoding nuclease-related domain-containing protein, giving the protein MSDLYVFLVLAIIIVISAVYTRLRKKVGSSYVQQKLQALNENEYKIVSAVQLPEAERLDHVVISIYGVFLIKRENYDGSIYGKETDEEWLFQVKKKQTPFINPLRANEQRKQHVAEFLQLNEKYITTIVAFSNKAILAIDPSLMKNKTVVLYDDIVASIETYKTPRLSKENVTKLTEKLQTLEKAHSK; this is encoded by the coding sequence ATGTCTGATTTATATGTCTTTCTAGTATTAGCGATTATTATTGTGATAAGTGCAGTTTACACAAGATTGAGAAAAAAAGTGGGTTCAAGTTATGTCCAACAAAAGTTACAGGCGTTAAATGAGAACGAATACAAGATAGTCTCAGCTGTTCAACTACCAGAAGCGGAACGACTTGATCATGTGGTCATTTCGATATACGGAGTCTTTTTGATTAAAAGAGAAAATTATGATGGCTCTATTTATGGAAAGGAAACAGATGAAGAATGGCTTTTTCAAGTGAAAAAGAAACAGACACCATTCATTAATCCATTAAGAGCTAACGAACAAAGAAAGCAGCACGTAGCAGAATTTTTGCAATTAAATGAGAAGTACATAACGACTATTGTTGCCTTTTCGAACAAAGCTATTCTAGCAATTGATCCAAGTCTAATGAAGAATAAAACCGTCGTCTTGTATGATGATATCGTTGCAAGTATTGAGACGTATAAAACGCCACGCTTAAGTAAGGAAAACGTAACAAAACTAACGGAGAAACTGCAAACACTAGAAAAGGCTCACTCAAAGTGA
- the corA gene encoding magnesium/cobalt transporter CorA has product MIHILAINNNNELVQLNSLDALKQEAYKWYWIDFDQPSDKEVHYLHDSLDFHPLAVEDCLQNLQRAKLDYYDDFSFFIMHALQPDDLIQLEHDFFLNPNYIVTFHKQASTEIESVWKRLLYIKKHDLELWDPYRVFYEVLDKIVDRYFPIVYAIEDELNKVEDNSNQEAMPALLDKLFDIRHQLLQLRHTINPVRDLFYRMLNSSHLSGINDRKVYFADIYDHLIKLSEMVGSNREVANDIRDNYLSLNSHQTNEVMKVLTIITSIFAPLTFIAGIYGMNFVNMPELEWEYGYFIVLIVMAAMSITMYAWFKRKGWFN; this is encoded by the coding sequence ATGATACATATTCTAGCTATAAATAACAATAATGAATTAGTGCAACTGAACAGCCTTGATGCACTTAAACAAGAAGCCTACAAATGGTATTGGATTGACTTTGATCAACCTAGTGATAAAGAAGTGCATTATTTGCACGATAGTTTAGACTTTCATCCACTAGCAGTTGAAGATTGTCTCCAAAACTTACAACGTGCCAAGTTAGATTATTATGATGATTTTAGTTTTTTCATTATGCATGCGCTTCAACCAGACGATTTAATACAATTAGAACACGATTTTTTCCTTAATCCTAATTATATTGTCACTTTTCATAAACAAGCTTCCACTGAAATCGAAAGCGTTTGGAAACGTTTATTGTATATAAAGAAACATGATTTAGAGTTGTGGGATCCCTATCGCGTATTTTATGAAGTGTTAGATAAAATTGTTGATCGGTACTTTCCAATTGTTTATGCAATTGAAGATGAGCTTAATAAGGTAGAAGATAATTCAAACCAAGAGGCAATGCCAGCACTACTTGATAAATTATTTGATATTAGACATCAGCTTTTACAATTACGACATACAATTAATCCTGTGCGTGATTTGTTTTACCGGATGTTAAATTCAAGTCATTTAAGTGGTATTAACGATCGCAAAGTCTACTTTGCTGATATTTATGACCATTTGATTAAATTATCGGAAATGGTTGGATCGAATCGTGAAGTGGCTAACGATATCCGTGATAATTATTTGTCATTAAACTCACACCAAACAAATGAAGTGATGAAAGTCCTAACCATCATCACCTCTATATTTGCACCATTAACTTTCATCGCTGGAATTTACGGTATGAACTTTGTTAACATGCCTGAACTCGAATGGGAATATGGCTATTTTATCGTACTTATTGTTATGGCTGCCATGTCAATTACGATGTATGCATGGTTCAAACGTAAAGGATGGTTTAATTAG
- a CDS encoding nuclease-related domain-containing protein, producing MLNELLYKKELYQKFIFYNLRLPKKDAGYFKLNALIITPYVIYLIVVMHVKNELNFNTIGKFTYLNNGETITAPNPLHDANTQIAHLHQFLEQHGLPPIPLHPIVTFTHPKVILNFDSNFDDMVKSKFLLQRITMLRSIYQKRFYQIDQLEYLANQLKNQNRPQNYNVIKKHQIPTQDIRNGVWCRKCKQEMMQRKQGYWKCTSCHSRSNSAHIIALHDYALLYRPQITNKEARHFLQVDSATVVTRLLGCLDIKQSGYAKTSSYHLDTLIK from the coding sequence GTGTTAAATGAATTACTGTATAAGAAAGAGTTATATCAAAAATTCATCTTCTATAATTTACGGCTTCCTAAAAAAGACGCAGGCTATTTCAAATTAAACGCACTCATTATCACACCCTATGTTATCTATTTGATTGTAGTTATGCATGTTAAAAATGAACTTAACTTTAACACAATCGGAAAATTTACATACCTGAATAATGGCGAAACAATAACGGCCCCAAATCCGTTACATGATGCAAACACCCAGATAGCACACCTTCACCAATTCCTAGAACAACATGGACTCCCTCCGATACCGCTTCACCCTATCGTTACCTTTACACACCCAAAAGTAATTTTGAACTTTGATAGCAACTTCGATGATATGGTTAAAAGCAAGTTTTTACTACAGCGTATTACCATGCTACGTTCCATCTATCAAAAGCGATTCTATCAAATCGACCAGCTAGAGTACCTCGCAAATCAACTAAAAAATCAAAACAGACCACAAAACTATAATGTGATTAAGAAACATCAGATTCCAACACAAGACATTCGAAATGGTGTATGGTGTCGCAAATGCAAACAAGAAATGATGCAACGTAAACAAGGCTACTGGAAATGTACTAGCTGCCATAGCCGTTCCAATAGCGCGCATATCATTGCCTTACATGACTATGCATTACTTTATCGTCCACAGATTACAAACAAAGAAGCACGTCACTTTTTACAAGTTGATTCAGCTACTGTGGTGACAAGATTATTAGGTTGTTTAGATATTAAACAAAGTGGTTATGCAAAAACGTCATCTTATCATTTAGATACATTGATTAAATAA